From the Shewanella amazonensis SB2B genome, one window contains:
- a CDS encoding DUF2333 family protein: MQVTWKKVAGVAAVIVVIMYGVSVWWSVEPDVLEPEVLNAENGQQVVGYATTSSLINTVEALLNKQGGWLSNDTTPPSVFMDNMPAFEFGALEQARDLALVMRKEFSRSQSQSTADNDLLEAHSKLNIDHTSWLVPSAESEYSDAVKLLKLYRARIADTSNRDAQFYARADNLNEWLKEVQKRLGSMSQRLSASVGQERLNTDLAGDNSARQSTPNLAAQQIKTSWWQIDDVFYETRGSCWALLNFMKAVEVDFADVLKKKNAEVSLKQIIRELESTQQTVWSPLVLNGSGFGYVANHSLVMANYVSRANAALIDLTNLLSQG, translated from the coding sequence ATGCAAGTGACATGGAAAAAGGTCGCTGGCGTGGCGGCTGTGATAGTTGTCATCATGTACGGCGTCAGTGTCTGGTGGAGTGTTGAACCTGATGTGCTTGAGCCGGAAGTGCTCAACGCGGAAAATGGCCAGCAGGTAGTGGGTTATGCCACGACTTCCTCTCTGATCAATACCGTTGAAGCCCTGCTCAACAAACAAGGCGGCTGGTTATCGAACGATACTACGCCACCGTCGGTGTTTATGGATAATATGCCGGCGTTTGAGTTTGGTGCCCTTGAACAGGCGCGGGACCTGGCGCTGGTAATGCGTAAAGAGTTCAGCCGATCTCAATCACAATCGACTGCCGATAACGACCTGCTGGAGGCGCACTCCAAGCTCAATATCGATCACACCTCCTGGTTGGTGCCCAGCGCCGAAAGTGAGTACAGCGATGCGGTTAAATTGCTGAAACTCTACCGTGCCCGCATTGCAGACACCAGTAACAGGGATGCACAGTTTTACGCCCGGGCTGATAATCTGAACGAATGGCTGAAAGAGGTGCAAAAACGTCTTGGCAGCATGTCGCAGAGGCTGTCGGCCAGTGTCGGTCAGGAAAGGCTTAATACGGATCTGGCCGGTGATAATTCGGCGCGTCAATCCACACCCAATTTAGCGGCACAGCAAATCAAAACCAGCTGGTGGCAAATTGATGATGTCTTCTATGAGACCCGCGGTTCTTGCTGGGCCTTGCTTAACTTCATGAAAGCCGTCGAGGTCGATTTTGCCGATGTGCTCAAGAAGAAGAATGCCGAAGTCAGTTTAAAGCAGATCATACGTGAGCTGGAATCTACCCAGCAGACCGTATGGAGTCCGCTGGTCCTTAACGGTTCAGGCTTTGGCTATGTGGCTAACCACTCTCTGGTCATGGCCAATTACGTCTCCCGCGCCAATGCGGCGCTCATTGATTTAACCAATTTGCTTTCACAGGGTTAA
- a CDS encoding copper chaperone PCu(A)C, with the protein MECMTLKSIFKHMFNLGLIGLLSMPAMAEIIVKDGFVRAMPPSAPNTAAYFTLENHGPATELVAVESSIAKEAQLHTLLTENDIVKMRQVEGFDLPSHGTLKLGEQGDHVMLLGLASPLAEGNMVTLLLTFKDGQTLEIQLPVAKAGNAQADEHHHHHH; encoded by the coding sequence ATGGAGTGTATGACATTGAAATCGATATTCAAACACATGTTTAATTTAGGCCTGATTGGCCTGCTGTCCATGCCCGCCATGGCTGAGATTATAGTAAAAGATGGTTTTGTGCGTGCCATGCCGCCATCTGCCCCTAATACCGCAGCCTATTTCACCCTCGAAAATCACGGTCCGGCCACCGAGTTGGTTGCCGTTGAGAGCAGCATCGCCAAAGAAGCGCAGCTGCACACCCTGCTGACCGAAAATGACATAGTTAAAATGCGCCAGGTTGAAGGGTTTGACCTGCCATCGCACGGTACCTTGAAACTGGGTGAACAGGGTGACCATGTCATGCTGCTTGGCCTTGCATCACCGCTGGCCGAAGGCAACATGGTGACACTGCTGCTTACATTCAAAGATGGCCAGACGCTTGAGATACAACTGCCAGTCGCCAAGGCTGGCAATGCACAGGCCGATGAACATCATCACCATCATCATTAA
- a CDS encoding enoyl-CoA hydratase, with protein MSKILVKDLDGVRVISFNRPEKRNALDLDMYRQLTEYLMQGESDNDIRAFLLTGEANCFTSGNDVADFLQNSELGPNHPAVRFLYCLLELRKPLVAAVSGSAVGIGTTLLLHCDLVYADNSAKFQLPFVNLALVPEAGASILLPELVGYQKAAELLLLAEPFDAETALSLKLINALCSKEELQQTALDKARKLASQPPQALQQTRQLMRPHKHRVQHQMHLELEAFGERLKSDEAKARFQAFLTKS; from the coding sequence ATGAGTAAAATACTCGTCAAGGATCTGGATGGCGTAAGGGTAATCAGCTTTAATCGCCCGGAAAAACGCAATGCTTTAGACCTTGATATGTACAGGCAGCTCACAGAATACCTTATGCAAGGTGAGAGCGACAATGACATTCGAGCCTTCTTACTGACCGGTGAAGCCAATTGTTTCACCTCGGGGAATGATGTTGCTGACTTTTTGCAAAACAGTGAATTAGGTCCAAATCACCCTGCCGTGCGTTTCCTGTATTGCTTGCTGGAGCTTAGAAAACCCCTGGTGGCAGCTGTGAGTGGCAGCGCGGTTGGTATTGGCACTACCTTACTGCTTCACTGCGATCTGGTGTATGCCGATAACAGCGCTAAATTCCAACTGCCCTTTGTGAATTTGGCATTGGTGCCCGAAGCAGGTGCCAGTATCTTGCTACCCGAATTGGTTGGCTATCAAAAGGCAGCTGAACTCCTATTGCTGGCAGAGCCCTTCGACGCCGAGACGGCATTGTCATTAAAGCTTATCAATGCCTTGTGTTCCAAAGAGGAATTGCAACAAACGGCGCTGGATAAGGCCCGTAAACTGGCAAGTCAACCGCCGCAGGCTTTGCAGCAAACCCGGCAATTAATGCGCCCCCACAAACACAGGGTGCAGCACCAGATGCATCTCGAACTGGAAGCCTTTGGGGAAAGATTAAAAAGCGATGAGGCCAAGGCCCGCTTTCAGGCATTTCTTACAAAATCCTGA
- a CDS encoding chemotaxis protein CheX produces the protein MNVEFINPFLQSLLNVVSTMASMQLTPGKPRLKTDNLAKGDVSGLIGMVGPQTKGSMSITFEQSLALQIMQNMLGENPGTINDEVTDMVGEITNMVTGGAKNLLSDKGYDFEMATPVVVAGTGHRISHKADGTKIIMPFTSPYGTAYIEICFEN, from the coding sequence ATGAATGTCGAATTTATCAATCCGTTTCTACAATCTCTGCTCAATGTTGTCTCAACTATGGCGTCGATGCAGCTCACTCCGGGTAAGCCCCGGCTGAAAACCGATAATCTTGCCAAGGGGGATGTATCAGGGCTGATTGGCATGGTAGGCCCTCAGACCAAGGGCTCTATGTCCATCACGTTTGAGCAAAGTCTGGCGCTGCAGATAATGCAAAATATGCTGGGCGAAAATCCGGGGACCATCAATGATGAGGTCACAGATATGGTGGGTGAAATCACCAATATGGTCACAGGCGGCGCCAAAAATCTCTTGAGTGACAAAGGATACGATTTTGAAATGGCAACCCCTGTGGTGGTCGCTGGTACGGGTCATAGAATTTCCCACAAGGCCGATGGCACCAAAATTATCATGCCATTCACCAGCCCCTATGGCACTGCGTACATTGAGATTTGTTTTGAAAATTAG
- the alr gene encoding alanine racemase, whose product MKPFPRAEISSRALKANLKRLRQIAPGSKVMAVVKANGYGHGLLNVAEVLTDAHSNADADGFGLARLEEALEVRAGGVSARLLLLEGFFRSEDLPLLVEHDIDTVVHHVSQLDMLESVSLSKPVTVWLKIDSGMHRLGFHASEFKDVYQRLQQNPNVAKPVHLMTHFSCADEPQKDFTATQMAHFNALTQGLPGDRTLANSAGVLYWPQSQADWIRPGIALYGVSPVAGDLGSNHGLEPAMELVSQLIAVREHSAGESVGYGAYWTASRDTRLGVVAIGYGDGYPRNAPEGTPVLVNGRRVPIVGRVSMDMLTVDLGPDAADKVGDRALLWGKELPVEEVAERIGTIAYELVTKLTPRVAVCLD is encoded by the coding sequence TTGAAACCTTTTCCCCGCGCAGAAATCAGCAGTCGCGCGCTGAAGGCCAACCTTAAAAGGCTGCGCCAAATTGCCCCGGGCAGCAAGGTCATGGCCGTGGTGAAAGCCAACGGTTACGGTCATGGGCTGCTCAATGTGGCCGAGGTGCTAACCGATGCCCATTCAAATGCTGACGCAGATGGCTTCGGACTGGCAAGGCTTGAGGAAGCTCTGGAGGTCAGGGCCGGTGGTGTGTCTGCCAGACTCTTATTACTGGAAGGCTTTTTCCGCAGTGAAGATTTGCCCCTGTTGGTGGAGCATGACATAGATACGGTCGTTCACCATGTCTCCCAGCTGGACATGCTGGAGTCGGTCAGTCTGTCTAAGCCGGTCACCGTGTGGCTAAAAATTGATTCCGGTATGCATCGGCTGGGGTTTCATGCCAGTGAGTTCAAGGACGTTTACCAGAGGCTTCAGCAAAACCCCAATGTGGCAAAACCCGTGCATCTGATGACCCATTTCAGCTGCGCCGATGAGCCTCAAAAAGACTTTACCGCTACACAGATGGCCCATTTCAACGCTCTGACCCAGGGGTTACCCGGGGACAGAACCCTGGCAAACTCCGCAGGGGTGCTGTACTGGCCACAAAGCCAGGCCGATTGGATTCGTCCGGGTATCGCGCTTTACGGAGTTTCTCCAGTGGCGGGTGACCTTGGCAGCAACCACGGTCTTGAACCTGCGATGGAGTTGGTCTCGCAATTGATTGCCGTGCGGGAGCACAGCGCCGGGGAGAGTGTGGGTTATGGCGCATACTGGACGGCCAGTCGTGATACTCGCCTCGGTGTTGTGGCCATAGGTTATGGTGACGGATACCCCCGCAATGCCCCCGAGGGCACGCCAGTGCTGGTTAATGGCAGACGGGTACCCATTGTTGGTCGGGTCTCCATGGATATGCTGACGGTGGATCTGGGGCCTGACGCCGCAGATAAAGTGGGTGACAGGGCACTTCTCTGGGGCAAGGAATTGCCCGTGGAAGAAGTGGCTGAACGAATTGGCACCATTGCCTATGAGCTGGTGACCAAGTTAACCCCGCGAGTGGCAGTTTGCCTCGATTAA
- a CDS encoding PspC domain-containing protein codes for MNMGIEMRLKNPRRLVCGVAAQMATKFGWSCMWTRLAWMVSTLINPAITLLIYFALALVMDKWEA; via the coding sequence ATGAATATGGGTATTGAAATGCGTCTTAAAAACCCCCGTCGTCTGGTGTGTGGTGTGGCCGCCCAAATGGCAACCAAGTTTGGCTGGTCTTGCATGTGGACGCGGCTTGCCTGGATGGTGTCGACACTCATTAATCCGGCTATCACACTGTTGATTTACTTCGCCCTGGCGCTGGTAATGGATAAGTGGGAGGCTTGA
- the dusA gene encoding tRNA dihydrouridine(20/20a) synthase DusA yields the protein MPSPLNRTFSVAPMLDWTDRHYRYFARLMSKEALLYTEMVTTGAILHGKGDYLAYNQEEHPLALQLGGSDPKDLATCAKLAEARGYDEVNINVGCPSDRVQNGRFGACLMAEPKLVAECVDAMRQQVSVPVTVKTRIGIDEQDSYGFLTDFVETVSAAGCDTFIIHARKAWLQGLSPKENREIPPLDYERVYQLKRDYPQLSISINGGVTSIEQAKTHLAQLDGVMVGREAYQNPYILASVDTELCGKPAVVSSREEVIGKLLPYIGKHLADGGRLNHISRHIIGLYQGLPGSRAWRRHLSENAHKPGAGIEVIENAIKAMELTTN from the coding sequence ATGCCATCGCCACTCAACCGCACCTTCTCTGTCGCTCCCATGCTGGATTGGACCGACAGACACTACCGCTATTTTGCACGCCTGATGTCCAAAGAGGCGCTGCTTTATACCGAAATGGTGACGACGGGCGCAATTCTCCATGGCAAAGGCGATTATCTGGCCTACAACCAAGAAGAACACCCCCTGGCATTGCAGCTGGGCGGTTCGGACCCGAAGGATTTGGCGACCTGTGCCAAGCTCGCTGAGGCCCGAGGTTATGATGAAGTGAATATCAACGTAGGTTGCCCTTCGGATCGGGTACAGAATGGTCGCTTTGGCGCCTGTTTGATGGCCGAGCCTAAGTTGGTTGCTGAGTGTGTAGACGCTATGCGCCAGCAGGTGTCTGTACCTGTCACAGTGAAGACCCGAATTGGCATTGATGAGCAGGACTCTTACGGTTTTCTCACCGACTTTGTCGAGACCGTCTCAGCGGCTGGTTGCGATACCTTTATTATTCATGCCCGTAAGGCCTGGCTGCAGGGATTGAGTCCGAAAGAGAACCGTGAAATTCCTCCCCTGGATTACGAGCGGGTGTATCAGCTGAAACGGGACTACCCCCAACTTTCCATCAGTATCAATGGTGGCGTGACAAGTATAGAGCAGGCTAAAACCCATTTGGCACAGCTCGATGGTGTCATGGTGGGTCGTGAAGCGTATCAGAACCCCTATATTTTAGCCTCGGTGGACACCGAGCTTTGCGGCAAGCCCGCTGTTGTAAGCAGCCGTGAGGAGGTTATCGGGAAGTTGCTTCCTTATATCGGGAAACACCTTGCCGATGGCGGACGCCTGAACCATATCAGTCGGCACATCATTGGCTTGTATCAGGGCTTGCCTGGCTCTCGCGCCTGGAGGCGACACCTCAGTGAAAATGCCCATAAGCCGGGAGCAGGTATCGAAGTGATTGAAAATGCCATAAAAGCCATGGAGCTTACCACCAATTAA
- the dnaB gene encoding replicative DNA helicase encodes MSQEAAFKPKGKLKDAQVEAIKMPPHSIEAEQSVLGGLMLDAEAWDKVAEAVVREDFYSRSHRLIFSAMQKLVEQGQPLDLITVSEQLELNNELDDAGGFAYLGEIAKNTPSAGNILSYAEIVRERAVVREMIRVAHEIADAGYNPEGRDSSALLDLAETKVFKIAEQRANANEGPEDIKAILEKTVDKIEQLYNNPHNGVTGVSSGFSDLDRMTAGFQSGDLVIVAARPSMGKTTFAMNLCEYAAMNEDKPVLIFSLEMPSEQIMMRMLASLGRVDQTKVRTGQLDDEDWARVSSTMGLMLEQGKMYIDDSSGLTPTEVRSRARRVAREWGGLSMIMVDYLQLMQVPALADNRTLEIAEISRSLKALAKELEIPVIALSQLNRSLEQRADKRPVNSDLRESGSIEQDADLIMFIYRDEVYNNDSQDKGTAEIIIGKQRNGPIGRVRLTFQGQFSRFDNYAGPQFEED; translated from the coding sequence ATGTCACAGGAAGCCGCCTTTAAACCAAAGGGCAAGTTAAAAGATGCCCAGGTTGAAGCCATCAAAATGCCGCCGCATTCGATAGAGGCCGAGCAATCGGTGCTTGGCGGCCTGATGTTGGATGCTGAGGCTTGGGACAAAGTGGCCGAAGCCGTGGTTCGTGAAGACTTTTATTCCCGCTCTCACCGATTGATTTTCTCTGCCATGCAAAAGCTGGTGGAGCAGGGCCAGCCCCTGGATTTGATTACTGTGTCGGAACAGCTCGAACTGAATAACGAGCTGGACGATGCCGGCGGTTTTGCCTATTTAGGTGAGATTGCCAAAAACACTCCCAGCGCCGGTAACATATTGTCTTACGCCGAAATTGTACGTGAGCGCGCCGTGGTGCGGGAAATGATTCGGGTTGCCCATGAGATTGCCGACGCGGGTTACAACCCCGAAGGTCGTGACTCCAGTGCCTTGTTGGATCTGGCGGAAACCAAGGTGTTCAAGATTGCCGAGCAGCGGGCCAATGCCAACGAAGGGCCCGAAGATATCAAGGCAATCCTCGAAAAAACCGTCGATAAAATCGAGCAGCTTTATAACAACCCCCACAATGGCGTGACCGGGGTATCCAGCGGCTTTTCGGATCTCGACCGTATGACCGCAGGTTTTCAAAGCGGTGACCTTGTGATTGTGGCGGCACGTCCGTCCATGGGGAAAACCACCTTCGCCATGAATCTCTGCGAATACGCCGCCATGAACGAAGACAAACCGGTACTGATTTTCAGTCTCGAGATGCCCTCAGAACAGATCATGATGCGTATGCTGGCGTCCCTTGGCCGCGTTGATCAAACCAAGGTACGTACCGGTCAGCTGGATGATGAGGATTGGGCGCGGGTGTCTTCCACCATGGGGTTGATGCTCGAGCAGGGCAAGATGTACATCGATGACAGTTCTGGCCTGACCCCAACCGAGGTACGCAGCCGCGCCCGCAGGGTGGCCCGTGAATGGGGTGGTCTGTCGATGATCATGGTGGACTACCTGCAGCTGATGCAGGTACCGGCGCTGGCCGATAACCGTACCCTGGAAATTGCCGAAATTTCCCGCTCGCTCAAGGCACTTGCCAAAGAACTGGAAATCCCTGTGATTGCCCTGTCACAGCTTAACCGCTCGCTGGAACAAAGGGCCGACAAACGCCCTGTGAACTCGGATCTGCGTGAATCCGGCTCTATCGAGCAGGATGCGGACCTTATCATGTTTATCTACCGGGACGAGGTATACAATAACGATTCCCAGGATAAAGGCACGGCCGAAATCATTATCGGTAAGCAGCGTAACGGCCCCATTGGCCGGGTGCGTCTGACCTTTCAGGGGCAATTCTCCCGCTTTGACAATTATGCCGGCCCTCAGTTTGAAGAAGACTGA
- a CDS encoding S46 family peptidase produces the protein MRNLVAAALVLSSGVALADEGQWQPYQMPSIADKLKARGIDIPAEQLADLSRYPMNAVVGLGYCTASFVSPQGLAVTNHHCAFRAIQYNSSKEKNYLADGFLATSMDKEPSAGPNERLYVTEAVTDVSAQIRDALPEEPLARVEAIENRQKALIKECESDDNYRCSVRSFHNGLEYYLIKQLMIRDVRLVYAPPESVGGYGGDIDNYEYPRHSGDFTFLRAYVGKDGKPAPYAEDNVPYQPKSFLKINASGVKAGDGVFAAGYPGSTSRYRLTTELEFASDWLYPTQAKRFQARIDTIEAMGAADTELAIKYAGTVAGMANRMKKLNGLLDGFKATDIAAIKQQREDAFMTWYASHGDAKQMDELKALIKEGQTQYQTTYYFNNAQSSDLLTAANSLYRLAKEKQKADADRELGYQERDMKMFADRLKRIDSSFDVKVDKVLWQADIEEYLGQNQRVDVLDKMLTVKEGQDLSSMLDGLYAATGLTDQATRLGWMDKTPADFEASDDPFIKLAVALYDTRMAQEKAEKTLDGKLSIARPAMMQAVIAYNKDKGWPVYPDANGTLRITYGMVDGYQSRDALYKQPFTRLEGIVAKHTGVEPFNAPQKVLDAIKRGDMGKHNVDDLYPDARSFMCKLFSCLDKPEAFNSVPVNFLSSVDTTGGNSGSPVFNGRGELVGLNFDSTYEAITKDWFFNPEITRAVHVDVRYILWMMDKVDNAQNLLQELTLVTN, from the coding sequence ATGCGCAACCTAGTGGCAGCGGCTCTGGTGCTTTCTTCCGGAGTGGCACTCGCCGACGAAGGCCAGTGGCAACCTTATCAAATGCCTTCCATCGCAGACAAACTCAAAGCCCGCGGTATAGACATCCCAGCAGAGCAGTTGGCCGACTTAAGCCGCTATCCCATGAACGCCGTGGTGGGGCTGGGCTATTGTACCGCCAGTTTTGTATCCCCCCAAGGGCTGGCGGTGACAAATCATCACTGCGCATTCAGAGCCATTCAATATAACAGCAGTAAAGAGAAAAACTATCTTGCCGATGGCTTCCTGGCGACCAGCATGGATAAAGAGCCTTCCGCTGGCCCCAACGAGCGCCTGTACGTGACCGAAGCCGTGACAGATGTCAGCGCGCAAATCCGTGACGCCCTGCCGGAAGAGCCGCTGGCCCGTGTTGAAGCCATTGAAAATCGTCAAAAAGCGCTCATCAAAGAGTGTGAGAGTGACGATAACTACCGCTGCTCGGTCAGAAGCTTCCACAACGGGCTGGAATACTACCTTATCAAGCAGTTGATGATCCGCGATGTACGCCTCGTCTACGCGCCTCCTGAAAGTGTTGGTGGCTACGGCGGCGATATCGACAACTACGAATACCCTCGCCACAGCGGCGATTTCACCTTCCTGCGTGCCTATGTTGGTAAAGATGGCAAACCGGCACCTTACGCTGAAGACAACGTGCCATATCAGCCAAAAAGCTTCCTCAAAATTAACGCCAGCGGCGTGAAGGCCGGTGATGGTGTATTTGCAGCAGGCTATCCAGGCTCAACCAGCCGCTACCGTTTGACCACCGAACTTGAGTTTGCCAGCGACTGGCTCTACCCCACCCAGGCCAAACGCTTCCAGGCCCGCATCGATACCATCGAAGCCATGGGCGCTGCCGACACTGAATTGGCCATCAAGTACGCAGGTACCGTGGCAGGCATGGCCAACCGCATGAAGAAGCTTAACGGTCTGCTCGACGGCTTTAAGGCCACCGACATTGCCGCCATCAAGCAGCAACGTGAAGATGCCTTTATGACCTGGTATGCCAGCCATGGCGATGCCAAGCAGATGGATGAGCTCAAGGCACTGATTAAAGAAGGCCAAACTCAGTATCAGACCACCTACTACTTCAACAATGCTCAATCGAGCGATCTGCTCACTGCAGCAAACAGCCTGTATCGCCTGGCCAAAGAGAAACAAAAAGCCGATGCCGACCGTGAGCTGGGCTATCAGGAACGGGACATGAAGATGTTCGCCGATCGCCTGAAACGTATCGATTCAAGCTTCGACGTTAAAGTCGACAAGGTGCTGTGGCAGGCGGATATCGAAGAGTATCTCGGTCAAAACCAGCGCGTCGATGTGTTGGATAAGATGCTGACAGTTAAAGAAGGACAGGATCTGTCATCCATGCTGGATGGACTCTATGCAGCCACCGGCCTCACCGACCAGGCCACGCGCCTTGGGTGGATGGACAAAACCCCGGCGGACTTTGAAGCCAGTGACGATCCTTTTATCAAACTGGCAGTGGCGCTCTACGACACCCGTATGGCCCAGGAAAAAGCGGAAAAAACGCTGGATGGTAAGCTCAGTATTGCCCGCCCGGCGATGATGCAGGCCGTGATTGCCTACAACAAGGATAAAGGCTGGCCAGTATACCCGGATGCCAACGGCACTCTGCGTATCACCTACGGTATGGTAGATGGCTATCAGTCACGTGATGCACTCTACAAGCAGCCCTTCACCCGTCTGGAAGGCATAGTAGCCAAACACACTGGCGTAGAGCCATTTAACGCGCCACAAAAGGTGCTGGATGCCATCAAGCGTGGTGACATGGGCAAACATAATGTGGATGACCTCTACCCAGACGCCCGCAGTTTTATGTGTAAGCTGTTCTCTTGCCTGGATAAACCCGAAGCCTTTAATTCGGTACCGGTCAACTTCCTGTCCAGCGTAGACACCACGGGCGGCAACTCAGGCTCTCCGGTATTCAATGGTCGTGGTGAATTGGTGGGGCTCAACTTTGATTCCACCTATGAAGCCATCACCAAAGACTGGTTCTTCAACCCTGAAATCACCCGTGCAGTCCATGTGGATGTTCGCTATATCCTGTGGATGATGGACAAGGTGGATAACGCGCAGAATTTGTTACAGGAACTCACCCTGGTAACTAATTGA
- a CDS encoding TIGR04219 family outer membrane beta-barrel protein → MKKTILAASLLSALAAFSANAATVVGFKVGADYWHADAKGNVPDDAGNLHGFDYDTSGQTSVWFAVEHPVPLLPNLLIRENRLEEDGFNADATLAFGGIPFNGELYSTMDLSNTDFVLYYELLDNDIVSLDVGGAYKKMNGSLRISNASGVAAQKDFTDGIIMGYASAVVGMPGLGLYGFADLMAGLDESQVYDYSVGLGWEFDGIALDTRIRAGYREFSFDVNGFDGISTDSSFKGYFAGVELLF, encoded by the coding sequence ATGAAAAAAACCATTCTGGCTGCCTCACTGCTTTCAGCGTTGGCTGCGTTTTCGGCCAACGCGGCCACTGTTGTTGGTTTTAAAGTCGGTGCCGATTACTGGCATGCTGATGCCAAAGGCAATGTGCCTGACGATGCTGGTAACCTGCACGGGTTTGATTACGACACATCGGGTCAGACAAGTGTTTGGTTTGCCGTTGAGCATCCAGTGCCCTTGCTGCCTAACCTGCTGATCCGTGAAAATCGCCTCGAAGAAGATGGCTTTAACGCCGATGCAACTCTGGCCTTCGGTGGTATTCCTTTCAATGGTGAACTCTATAGCACCATGGATCTGAGCAATACCGACTTTGTGCTTTACTACGAGCTGCTGGACAACGATATAGTGTCGCTGGATGTGGGCGGTGCCTACAAAAAGATGAACGGTTCACTGCGCATCAGCAATGCCTCGGGCGTTGCTGCGCAAAAGGACTTTACCGATGGCATTATCATGGGTTACGCCAGTGCCGTGGTGGGTATGCCTGGTCTGGGTCTCTATGGCTTTGCCGACCTGATGGCGGGGTTGGATGAAAGCCAGGTGTACGATTACAGTGTGGGTCTGGGCTGGGAGTTTGACGGTATTGCACTGGATACCCGTATCCGCGCTGGCTACCGTGAGTTCAGTTTCGATGTGAATGGCTTCGATGGCATTAGCACTGACAGTAGCTTCAAAGGCTATTTTGCCGGTGTGGAACTGCTTTTCTAA